The Pichia kudriavzevii chromosome 3, complete sequence nucleotide sequence CAATCAGCATAGTGTAAGTTCTTAACTCTCTTGACACACTCGGTATGGAATTCAGCTGCAGAAGGAGCTTGAGCAAAGTAAAGATAACCACCAAAGATTTCATCGGAACCTTCACCAGACAACACCATCTTAACACCTTGAGCTTTAATTTTTCTAGATAACAAGTACATTGGGGTGGAAGCTCTGATGGTAGTAACGTCATATGTCTCTAAGTGGTAGATAACATCGGATAAGGCATCGaaaccttcttcaactgtAAAAGTATGTTCATGGTGGATGGTACCAATATATTCAGCAACTTTTTTAGCAGCAATTAAATCAGGTGCACCTGGTAAACCGATTGCAAAAGAATGAAGCTTAGTCCAACCGGTAAAGGATAAGTTACCCTTTGCATCGACACCAGTCAAAGTGTGGTTAGCGTCGATTGCAACGTCCTGTTCGGCAAGGGCAGCCTTTTGGGTTTCTCTTGCGGCAATTGAAGCAATAAGAGAGGAATCCAAACCACCGGATAACAAGACACCATAAGGAACTTCTGCCATCAATCTCTTTCTAACAGCCATTTCCAAAGTTTCCTTGACCAACTTCAAGTCCAATTTTTCTGTTGGGATTCTGTTTTCGTCCCACCAGTTTGGTTGGAAGTATCTGGTGATTTGGTCGGTGTTTGAATCGTAGACATGGCCTGGTGGGAATGCCTTGATTTCGTCACATTCGTCGGTGAGGCACTTGAGTTCGGAGGCAAAGAAAACCGCCTGTGGGTTCTTGGAAGACCTACCCATGTATAAGGTTGTGATACCAATTGGATCTCTTGCTGCAATGATCCGATCTTCCTGTTTATCATATAGAACCCAAGCAAACATACCGTCCAAATACTTTGGAGCATCAATATCGTACTTCTGGACTAAGGGAATGATCGGTTCACAATCAGAGAGGGTTTTGAAGGCGTAATCCTTAATTTCGTTTCTCAAGTTGATATGGTTGTAAATTTCACCATTAACAGCTAGAGAGTATCTGCCATCCGGAGAGACAATTGGTTGAGCACCAGCGTCCAAGCCAACAATCGCCAATCTCTCATGGCATAGGATGGTCTTGTTAGCAACAAAGTTACCAGACCAATCTGGACCTCTGTGTCTGATTCTCTTTGAGTATTGTAAAGCTTTTGGCTTGAATGTCTTGATGTCGTCGACTCTGTAAGCAGCAAAGATACCACACATGACGAGATAGAAGTATTTGTTGGAGGGGGAAAGGGGGGAACAGAGAGGGTAGAAAAGATTGCAGAAACAACACAAACACTCCaactgaaaagaaaaggttAGAAATATACAGGAACAAACCAGTTCAAGAGTTatcgaaaaaaaagaaaaagaaaaattccAACGTCCAACAACCAAACCTTGCACTATTCTCACCACCAAGAGAATTGACTCATGCAGATAATGCACATTACCATTATAACCTCACCAGCGAGGGtctctgaaaaaaaaaaaaaaaaaaaaaagaaaaaacagtGCTCTGACTCACCCACAGTTTCTGATTACCGAGATTTACTTCCTTTTGAGTTTTCAGGTTTTTATCGCTCAGGAGaagttttaattttttttttttctattttctttttttctttttttttggccGGCATTTATGCATGCGCCACATCCTTTGGTTTCCTTTACCGCGCACATGCGCCGCAAATGTGGCGCTGCCGTTTCCGCGCTCACGGTGCACGGGCGTGTGTATTGTGCGTGTGTACGGGTGTGCCTCCCCTCTCTCCTCCATTAGCACGTCTTTCTCTGCTGTCGCAGCacaacagagaaaaaacgTTGCGTCCCAGGCTTTAGATTggcatatttttttttgcattttttttgtttttgtttttctctcaTTCTCGTCCTCTGCGCCTTCTCCATAGAGGGCTCTCACTGTAAACTCCATTTTACATAGTAGAGCCTTCACTAATGCCGAATCTTCAATAGGCCACTGACCATGTCTGTACACTTTGTAACgggtttt carries:
- a CDS encoding uncharacterized protein (PKUD0C06820; similar to Saccharomyces cerevisiae YGR124W (ASN2) and YPR145W (ASN1); ancestral locus Anc_3.483); protein product: MCGIFAAYRVDDIKTFKPKALQYSKRIRHRGPDWSGNFVANKTILCHERLAIVGLDAGAQPIVSPDGRYSLAVNGEIYNHINLRNEIKDYAFKTLSDCEPIIPLVQKYDIDAPKYLDGMFAWVLYDKQEDRIIAARDPIGITTLYMGRSSKNPQAVFFASELKCLTDECDEIKAFPPGHVYDSNTDQITRYFQPNWWDENRIPTEKLDLKLVKETLEMAVRKRLMAEVPYGVLLSGGLDSSLIASIAARETQKAALAEQDVAIDANHTLTGVDAKGNLSFTGWTKLHSFAIGLPGAPDLIAAKKVAEYIGTIHHEHTFTVEEGFDALSDVIYHLETYDVTTIRASTPMYLLSRKIKAQGVKMVLSGEGSDEIFGGYLYFAQAPSAAEFHTECVKRVKNLHYADCLRANKSTMAWGLEARVPFLDKEFLNVCLNIDPENKMIDPKSGKIEKYILRKAFDTKDDPSAKPYLPDEILWRQKEQFSDGVGYSWIDGLKDLAEKMVSDEEFANPKPEWADDIPTTKEAYFYRCKFDQLFPSKAAASTVMRWIPKAEWGCHEDPSGRYAKIHEAAVEN